A genomic segment from Leptospira perdikensis encodes:
- a CDS encoding type III pantothenate kinase, with protein sequence MSESPLLLVIDVGNTNTVFGVFREGEDTPDFHKRTVTRRDRTSDELGLFLKGFLTQENVKADRVKMAIYSSVVPSLNPIVERMLEDWFNVNPLRVHYQMKLNFGISYPRPFEIGADRLVNAAYCAKTYPGKKAILVDLGTATTFCVISEKPEYIGGVIAPGLKISMDALTRNTAQLPPIVFGSPKRVLGESTVESIQAGFFFGWIGLLKEIVRAIKEEHPGDYVVVGTGGLVTTIHASHNQVFDEIDPMMTLKGLKILADLNS encoded by the coding sequence ATGTCAGAATCACCACTATTATTAGTTATCGATGTAGGAAATACGAACACAGTGTTCGGTGTATTTCGTGAAGGAGAGGATACTCCTGACTTTCACAAACGAACAGTAACGAGAAGGGATCGTACCTCCGATGAACTTGGTCTTTTTTTGAAAGGATTTTTGACTCAGGAAAACGTAAAGGCTGACCGAGTGAAGATGGCTATATACTCGAGTGTAGTTCCTTCCCTAAACCCAATTGTGGAACGTATGTTAGAAGATTGGTTTAACGTAAATCCATTACGAGTTCACTACCAAATGAAACTTAATTTTGGCATTAGTTATCCTCGTCCCTTTGAAATTGGTGCGGACCGGTTGGTGAACGCGGCTTACTGTGCAAAAACATACCCTGGAAAAAAAGCTATCCTTGTAGACTTAGGCACCGCTACTACCTTTTGTGTGATTAGCGAAAAACCTGAATATATTGGAGGTGTGATTGCACCCGGACTTAAAATTTCCATGGATGCTTTAACTCGTAATACAGCTCAACTCCCACCTATTGTTTTTGGTTCTCCTAAGCGAGTATTAGGCGAATCTACGGTGGAATCTATCCAAGCTGGATTTTTCTTTGGTTGGATTGGTTTATTAAAGGAAATCGTGAGGGCGATCAAAGAAGAACATCCTGGAGATTATGTAGTCGTTGGAACAGGGGGACTTGTTACGACCATTCATGCTTCGCATAATCAAGTGTTCGACGAAATTGATCCTATGATGACTTTGAAAGGACTTAAGATTCTCGCAGATCTAAATTCCTAA
- a CDS encoding MORN repeat-containing protein — MRSKNFIFLFLYLFCFCKSNQKICEGENCRNGKFQVQYENGDQFDGEFSEDIKHGSGIYRYANGDVFEGGYQFGYKEGSGIYRYANGDKFIGFYSKGKRQGLGKYIYSDGLILEGYWDNNQLQGQAKIINAKGSLVLEGTWKDNRWIGIAPTPTSTNTIEVSNPE, encoded by the coding sequence ATGCGATCTAAAAACTTTATATTTTTATTTTTATACCTTTTCTGCTTTTGTAAGTCGAACCAAAAAATCTGCGAAGGTGAAAATTGCAGGAATGGAAAATTTCAGGTCCAATATGAAAATGGTGATCAATTTGACGGAGAGTTTTCAGAAGATATCAAACACGGTTCAGGGATTTACCGTTATGCCAATGGTGATGTTTTTGAAGGTGGTTATCAATTTGGATATAAAGAAGGTTCAGGGATTTACCGTTATGCCAACGGTGATAAATTCATTGGTTTCTATTCCAAAGGTAAACGCCAAGGATTAGGAAAATACATTTATTCTGATGGTTTGATATTGGAAGGTTATTGGGATAACAACCAATTGCAAGGGCAGGCAAAAATCATCAACGCCAAGGGAAGTTTGGTATTGGAGGGAACTTGGAAGGACAATCGGTGGATAGGAATCGCACCGACACCGACATCAACCAATACTATCGAAGTTTCGAATCCCGAGTGA
- a CDS encoding response regulator transcription factor: MSQKKALIVDDSTVTRLMIRKIILDNFPDWEILEASTADDAKTVVTEHRNIDFFSLDQNMPGTLSGLDLAEELRKSYKNTKMVLITANIQDAIKNRAKSIGIDFVEKPVTAEKIIPHLG; the protein is encoded by the coding sequence ATGTCACAAAAAAAAGCGCTAATCGTAGACGATAGCACGGTCACTCGTTTGATGATCCGAAAGATTATTTTAGATAATTTCCCTGATTGGGAAATTTTGGAAGCAAGTACTGCCGATGATGCCAAAACCGTTGTGACCGAACATCGAAATATTGATTTTTTTAGTTTAGACCAAAACATGCCAGGAACCCTTTCGGGATTAGATTTAGCAGAAGAACTCAGGAAGAGTTACAAAAACACAAAAATGGTCTTAATCACAGCTAACATTCAAGATGCGATCAAAAATAGAGCAAAGTCAATTGGTATTGATTTTGTAGAAAAACCAGTAACTGCAGAAAAAATCATCCCACACCTAGGATAA
- a CDS encoding SDR family NAD(P)-dependent oxidoreductase yields MKLSGNTVLVTGCGLGIGALTAERLAEEGNDIIGVDIKLSLLKEIQTKVESLGRKFYGFACDLSKETEVDSLIKQIKKKHLSYQILINNAGIAPSGSYEGKDFSVWNKAIQINITAPMKLVYLSLPILKEQKEATIINLASIAGKFGTEGTVTYSATKHAMVGFSQALKMELYETQIGVSWICPTMVNTRMIDGVKPSFFTPVIEPSKVADAIVYAIKKNPGEVMVPSYLRASIVILPALFPKFSLWLAVKTKASKGWLLANKGLEKNIPV; encoded by the coding sequence ATGAAATTATCTGGAAATACGGTACTTGTCACTGGATGTGGTTTGGGAATCGGCGCATTAACAGCGGAACGGTTAGCAGAAGAAGGAAATGATATCATCGGTGTAGATATCAAACTATCTTTATTAAAAGAAATTCAAACCAAAGTAGAATCTTTAGGTAGGAAATTCTATGGTTTTGCTTGCGATCTTTCCAAAGAGACAGAAGTAGATTCTCTTATCAAACAAATCAAAAAAAAACATTTGAGTTATCAAATCCTAATCAATAATGCAGGAATTGCTCCGAGTGGTTCCTATGAAGGAAAAGATTTTTCGGTTTGGAATAAAGCCATCCAAATCAATATTACAGCTCCCATGAAGTTGGTTTATCTTTCTCTCCCCATCCTAAAAGAACAAAAGGAAGCAACTATCATCAATTTAGCAAGCATTGCAGGAAAGTTCGGAACGGAAGGAACGGTTACTTATTCGGCCACCAAACATGCAATGGTTGGATTTTCACAAGCCCTCAAAATGGAACTTTATGAAACACAAATTGGTGTTAGTTGGATCTGTCCAACAATGGTGAATACGAGAATGATTGATGGAGTCAAACCGTCTTTTTTTACCCCTGTAATCGAACCCTCGAAAGTGGCCGATGCCATTGTTTATGCGATCAAAAAAAATCCCGGGGAAGTGATGGTTCCATCCTACCTAAGGGCTTCAATTGTTATCCTACCTGCCTTATTTCCTAAATTTTCGCTTTGGTTGGCAGTGAAAACAAAAGCATCAAAAGGTTGGCTCTTGGCAAACAAGGGGCTTGAGAAAAATATTCCTGTTTAG
- a CDS encoding biotin--[acetyl-CoA-carboxylase] ligase, whose amino-acid sequence MEYRLLKSELGHRLATVTSTNEWIRDVSIPFGSWVIADEQTAGKGRGQNVWQSLGEDPLIFSGKIRISAAEISLPLLSIFVSSAVLKSIFHFFPEREVDTTVKWPNDIYRGDKKVGGILVQSEFTNGVFDVVVGIGLNFFGSNIPDPLKDKATFLCEKPLEEGILERFANQLIVDLNQSVISLLDQGQVLKDLVWIEDHSLLKHKVIETEWESRMVRGRVLGIDELGFLLIMTETGEKIELMDTSPKFRII is encoded by the coding sequence ATGGAATATAGATTGTTAAAATCAGAATTGGGCCACAGACTTGCCACGGTCACTTCGACGAACGAATGGATTCGTGATGTTTCAATTCCCTTTGGTTCCTGGGTGATTGCTGATGAACAGACTGCCGGTAAAGGTCGTGGACAAAATGTTTGGCAATCGTTAGGTGAAGATCCGCTAATTTTTTCTGGTAAAATCAGAATTTCGGCGGCAGAAATTTCACTTCCTTTGTTATCGATTTTTGTTTCTTCTGCTGTTCTCAAATCCATATTTCATTTTTTCCCAGAACGAGAAGTCGACACAACGGTGAAGTGGCCCAATGATATTTATCGTGGAGATAAAAAAGTGGGTGGGATTTTGGTTCAATCCGAGTTTACCAACGGAGTTTTCGATGTGGTGGTGGGTATCGGTCTTAATTTTTTTGGAAGTAATATCCCAGATCCCCTTAAAGATAAGGCCACTTTTTTGTGCGAAAAACCATTAGAAGAAGGAATTTTAGAACGATTTGCGAACCAATTGATTGTCGATTTAAATCAATCTGTAATTTCCTTACTCGACCAAGGACAAGTTCTAAAAGATTTAGTTTGGATTGAGGACCATTCGTTATTAAAACACAAGGTAATTGAAACTGAATGGGAATCCAGAATGGTTCGTGGTCGTGTTTTGGGAATTGATGAATTAGGATTCCTTCTCATCATGACTGAAACCGGCGAAAAGATTGAATTGATGGACACTTCACCAAAATTTCGGATTATATAA
- the metF gene encoding methylenetetrahydrofolate reductase [NAD(P)H] — protein sequence MHISQILGKKQTTISFEFFPPKNEETSEDLFRNIQELSQMNPAYVSVTYGAGGSTRDLTHDLVVKLQEQTGLTIVSHLTCVGSTKDEIREILKRYEKSGIHNIMALRGDPPKGQTEFQQTENGFAYAGELVGFIKKEFPEMGIGIAGFPEGHPSTPNRLKEIEYLKWKVDQGADYICTQLFFNNNYFYDFVERCEIAGIKVPIIAGIMPITSRKGMARMAELSLGTNFPAKLLKSLSRAEDDSYAENVGIHWATEQVRDLLDHKIAGIHMYTLNKSKATRKIYESLGIRNFDSIG from the coding sequence ATGCATATTTCTCAGATTCTCGGTAAAAAACAAACGACCATCAGCTTCGAATTTTTCCCTCCCAAAAACGAAGAAACATCTGAGGATTTGTTCCGAAACATCCAAGAGTTATCCCAAATGAACCCGGCTTACGTCAGTGTTACTTACGGAGCTGGTGGCTCAACAAGAGACCTAACACATGATTTAGTTGTAAAACTTCAAGAACAAACTGGTTTAACAATCGTTAGTCACCTTACCTGTGTTGGCTCTACCAAAGATGAAATCCGAGAGATCCTCAAACGATACGAAAAAAGTGGAATTCACAATATTATGGCTCTTCGAGGAGATCCCCCGAAAGGACAAACCGAATTCCAACAAACAGAAAACGGATTTGCATATGCCGGAGAGTTGGTGGGTTTTATCAAAAAAGAATTTCCAGAAATGGGAATTGGTATCGCAGGATTTCCAGAGGGACATCCGTCTACTCCCAACCGCTTAAAAGAAATCGAATATTTAAAGTGGAAAGTGGACCAAGGAGCCGATTACATTTGCACTCAGCTTTTTTTTAACAATAACTATTTTTATGATTTTGTAGAACGCTGTGAAATTGCTGGAATCAAAGTTCCAATCATTGCAGGGATTATGCCTATCACTTCTAGAAAAGGAATGGCGAGAATGGCAGAATTATCTTTAGGAACTAATTTTCCTGCAAAATTGTTAAAATCACTTTCACGTGCTGAGGACGATTCTTATGCAGAAAATGTTGGTATCCATTGGGCAACGGAACAAGTAAGAGATTTACTTGATCATAAAATTGCAGGAATCCATATGTATACGCTTAACAAATCTAAGGCGACTAGAAAAATATACGAATCACTCGGGATTCGAAACTTCGATAGTATTGGTTGA
- a CDS encoding chemotaxis protein CheX: protein MNSLTEIERDSLCELFNISLGAAAKLMGEMVSDEILLTVPNLKLITTDEAKKIEYLVDQDVCTIEQKFVGGIGDGSAFLLFHKSASLEIVKMMMKDYVALNEVSQFEKDALSEIGNIILNAILSNLAKLSDYKIETHVPEFFAGKYEDLPLGRNSKKDNSILLVFIDYKLKGKDIKGYIFFILNFDSIKNLSRVLIEKLK, encoded by the coding sequence ATGAATTCTTTAACTGAAATAGAAAGAGATTCGTTATGCGAATTATTCAATATTAGTCTTGGTGCAGCTGCCAAACTAATGGGTGAAATGGTTTCTGATGAAATATTATTAACAGTACCAAATTTAAAACTAATTACAACAGACGAAGCAAAGAAAATAGAATACCTTGTAGACCAAGATGTATGCACAATTGAACAAAAGTTTGTTGGTGGAATTGGTGACGGTTCAGCCTTCCTATTATTTCATAAAAGTGCAAGTTTAGAAATAGTCAAAATGATGATGAAGGACTATGTGGCCTTAAATGAAGTTTCCCAATTTGAAAAAGATGCACTCAGTGAGATTGGGAATATTATCTTAAACGCCATATTATCAAATTTAGCGAAATTATCTGATTATAAAATAGAAACTCATGTTCCAGAGTTTTTTGCAGGAAAATATGAAGACTTACCTCTTGGAAGAAATTCAAAAAAAGACAATTCCATTCTTCTAGTTTTTATAGATTACAAACTAAAAGGAAAGGACATTAAAGGGTATATTTTTTTCATTCTTAATTTCGATAGCATCAAAAACCTTTCCAGAGTACTCATTGAAAAGTTAAAGTAG